A DNA window from Novosphingobium sp. RL4 contains the following coding sequences:
- a CDS encoding TonB-dependent receptor, which translates to MKTSIRLIAGLLASASFATIAHAGEVVGSVHDASGSRPLQSASVRIVELNRSSETDRTGSYVFGDVPAGTYTLEARYVGAEVTTQTVSVPATGRISGDFDLPAIGGGDILVTGQTANLTSALSRQKAADGVVSVLTRDAVGQFPDQNVAESLRRLPGVNILNDQGEGRYVSVRGLDPDLNGTSLNGVRMPAPESDARSVALDVVSSDTIESVEVKKSFTPDMDGDFIGASVEIKTTSAFDSKKNRYSLSAEGSWNDYSGKVTPKGAFDFTQKLGENFGIAGSVSYYKRKFETDNVETGGWHADDDGNAWAESVEYRDYDVERTRINAALSADWRASETTKAYIRGNWAQFDDHEYRRRTTLDFGDFDTPSAITATGATFDGADERITVERDLKDRFERQRIRSVAIGSDTDTGTLKFNWQASYAKSSEKETFSIDPTRFRARFRAGTVVDMDYSNTYYPTYSVTEGADTFNDASEYEFNKTELTTLSDSQDEEWAVKADLARTFAGDNGDFTVQVGGKARWRKKSYDFNMTYYELADGADYTLADVLGTQTYRLLDMGPVSSKTGPADFLLANPDAFVVSDYDSVLNSAVSDYSVREDIQAGYALARWDSSTLRVIGGVRMERTHNKLNGSLVSDDGDTVTIDPVTYKRNYTNWLPSLTIRYSPQQNLVARLAGYKTIVRPKLSQLAPRFTVNEDNEAEFGNPNLKPYQAWNFDAGFDYYFANNGAFSVGGFYKSIKDYAVDRRFYDYTIDGATYDEVLMPVNGDKAEIAGVEVSYSQVFSMLPSPFDGLLTQLNYTYTYARGTVFDGDDVARRISLPNASKNTFNVVLGYEKGPVSLRAAGTFRDKYLDEVGDDAETDRTVNQHFQLDLSAKYKLTDNIRLFADWVNVNNAKYFAYQNLAGAKRVLQYEEYGSTVKFGARVTF; encoded by the coding sequence ATGAAGACTTCCATTCGCCTGATCGCGGGACTGCTCGCATCGGCTTCCTTCGCAACCATCGCCCATGCCGGCGAAGTTGTCGGCAGCGTCCATGATGCCTCGGGTTCTCGCCCGTTGCAGTCCGCTTCGGTCCGCATCGTCGAGCTGAACCGTTCTTCCGAAACCGACCGTACGGGCAGCTACGTGTTCGGTGACGTGCCCGCGGGCACTTACACGCTGGAAGCGCGCTACGTCGGCGCCGAAGTCACCACGCAGACCGTTTCGGTCCCGGCGACCGGCCGTATCTCCGGTGACTTCGATCTCCCGGCGATCGGCGGCGGAGACATCCTCGTCACCGGCCAGACCGCGAACCTCACCAGCGCCCTGTCGCGCCAGAAGGCCGCCGATGGCGTTGTCTCGGTGCTCACGCGCGACGCGGTGGGCCAGTTCCCCGACCAGAACGTTGCCGAATCGCTGCGCCGCCTGCCGGGCGTGAACATTCTCAACGACCAGGGCGAAGGTCGCTATGTGTCGGTCCGCGGCCTCGATCCGGATCTCAACGGCACTTCGCTCAACGGCGTGCGCATGCCCGCGCCGGAATCGGATGCCCGCTCGGTCGCTCTGGACGTGGTTTCGTCAGACACGATCGAATCGGTCGAAGTGAAGAAGTCCTTCACGCCGGACATGGACGGCGACTTCATCGGCGCGTCGGTGGAGATCAAGACCACCAGCGCCTTCGATTCGAAGAAGAACCGCTACTCGCTCAGCGCCGAAGGCAGCTGGAACGATTATTCGGGCAAGGTCACGCCGAAGGGCGCCTTCGACTTCACCCAGAAGCTGGGCGAAAACTTCGGCATCGCCGGCTCGGTCAGCTACTACAAGCGCAAGTTCGAGACCGATAACGTCGAGACCGGTGGCTGGCATGCTGACGACGATGGCAACGCCTGGGCCGAATCGGTCGAATACCGCGACTATGACGTTGAACGCACGCGCATCAACGCGGCGCTTTCGGCCGACTGGCGCGCATCGGAAACCACCAAGGCCTATATCCGCGGCAACTGGGCGCAGTTCGACGATCACGAATATCGCCGCCGCACCACGCTGGACTTCGGCGATTTCGACACGCCCAGCGCGATCACCGCGACCGGCGCGACTTTCGACGGCGCAGACGAGCGCATCACCGTGGAACGCGATCTCAAGGACCGTTTCGAACGCCAGCGCATCCGCTCGGTCGCCATCGGCAGCGATACCGACACCGGCACGCTGAAGTTCAACTGGCAGGCCAGCTATGCCAAGTCGTCCGAGAAGGAGACCTTCTCGATCGATCCGACCCGCTTCCGCGCCCGTTTCCGTGCCGGCACCGTCGTCGACATGGATTACTCGAACACATACTATCCGACCTATTCGGTGACGGAAGGCGCGGACACGTTCAACGACGCGTCCGAGTATGAATTCAACAAGACCGAATTGACCACCCTGTCGGACAGCCAGGACGAGGAATGGGCGGTAAAGGCCGATCTCGCCCGGACTTTCGCGGGTGACAACGGCGACTTCACCGTCCAGGTCGGCGGCAAGGCGCGGTGGCGCAAGAAGTCCTACGACTTCAACATGACCTATTACGAACTGGCGGACGGTGCGGACTACACCTTGGCCGACGTGCTGGGCACGCAGACCTATCGCCTGCTCGACATGGGCCCGGTCTCCAGCAAGACCGGCCCGGCCGACTTCCTGCTGGCCAACCCCGATGCCTTCGTGGTCAGCGACTACGACAGCGTGCTCAATTCGGCGGTGAGCGACTATTCGGTGCGCGAAGACATCCAGGCCGGCTATGCACTGGCGCGCTGGGACAGCTCGACGCTGCGCGTGATCGGCGGCGTGCGCATGGAGCGCACGCACAACAAGCTCAACGGCAGCCTCGTCTCCGACGACGGCGACACCGTCACCATCGATCCGGTGACCTACAAGCGCAACTACACCAACTGGCTGCCAAGCCTGACGATCCGCTACAGCCCGCAGCAGAACCTCGTGGCCCGTCTGGCCGGCTACAAGACGATCGTGCGTCCCAAGCTTTCGCAGCTTGCGCCGCGCTTTACCGTCAATGAGGACAACGAGGCCGAATTCGGCAACCCGAATCTCAAGCCCTACCAGGCTTGGAACTTCGACGCCGGCTTCGACTACTACTTCGCCAACAACGGAGCCTTCTCGGTTGGCGGGTTCTACAAGTCGATCAAGGACTACGCGGTCGATCGCCGCTTTTACGACTACACGATCGACGGCGCGACCTATGACGAAGTGCTGATGCCGGTGAACGGCGACAAGGCGGAAATCGCCGGCGTCGAAGTGAGCTACAGCCAGGTCTTCTCGATGCTGCCTTCGCCCTTCGACGGCCTGCTCACCCAGTTGAACTACACCTACACTTATGCCCGCGGCACGGTGTTCGACGGTGACGACGTGGCGCGCCGCATCTCGCTGCCGAATGCGTCGAAGAACACCTTCAACGTCGTGCTCGGCTACGAGAAGGGCCCGGTCAGCCTGCGTGCTGCCGGTACCTTCCGCGACAAGTACCTCGACGAAGTGGGCGACGACGCCGAGACGGACCGCACCGTCAACCAGCACTTCCAGCTTGACCTCTCGGCCAAGTACAAGCTGACTGACAACATCCGCCTCTTTGCCGACTGGGTGAACGTGAACAACGCCAAGTACTTCGCCTATCAGAACCTGGCGGGCGCCAAGCGCGTGCTCCAGTACGAGGAATACGGCTCGACCGTGAAGTTCGGCGCGCGGGTGACGTTCTGA
- a CDS encoding phytase, with the protein MKVDFTNIAGIVKQGSGALLPALVLSGVLSAGLLSGCATTGGPAPVMLPAVDVPAQAETQPVGTANVDAADDPAIWRNAADPAASLILGTDKKAGLYVYGLDGKVRDFAAAGALNNADLREVRFADGSKRILVGASDRTDRAEPRIALFTLDGGTGKLAALGAEAFLPAGHAPAEAYGFCMGNALARDELARAYVVLKDGSVAESRLVEREGRIAADYVRLVKFATQSEGCVVDDAGKVLFVAEEDVGIWKVPLAGEALVAQPFARVGAQDGLVADVEGLAVAREDGGRAWLVASSQGDNAYALFDLSTGKPAGRFRINGGTIDGTSDTDGIEVMLGDFGPAFPEGLMVAQDGNNAPEAQNFKLLSWKSIRTALGIE; encoded by the coding sequence ATGAAAGTCGATTTCACGAACATCGCCGGTATCGTGAAGCAGGGGTCGGGAGCTTTGCTCCCGGCCCTGGTGCTTTCCGGCGTGCTTTCCGCCGGCCTGCTTTCCGGTTGCGCGACCACGGGCGGCCCGGCTCCGGTCATGCTGCCCGCGGTCGACGTGCCGGCACAGGCGGAAACCCAGCCGGTCGGCACCGCGAACGTCGATGCGGCGGACGATCCGGCGATCTGGCGCAATGCGGCCGATCCCGCCGCCAGCCTGATTCTGGGAACGGACAAGAAGGCCGGGCTCTACGTTTACGGTCTCGATGGCAAGGTGCGCGATTTCGCGGCGGCCGGGGCTCTCAACAATGCCGACCTTCGCGAAGTGCGCTTTGCCGACGGTTCGAAGCGTATCCTGGTGGGGGCGAGCGATCGTACCGACCGGGCAGAACCGCGCATCGCCCTGTTCACGCTTGACGGCGGGACCGGCAAGCTCGCGGCGCTGGGGGCGGAGGCGTTCCTGCCTGCGGGTCATGCTCCGGCCGAGGCTTACGGTTTCTGCATGGGCAATGCCCTGGCGCGCGACGAACTGGCGAGGGCCTATGTCGTGCTCAAGGACGGGTCGGTGGCGGAAAGCCGATTGGTCGAACGGGAAGGGCGGATCGCCGCCGACTATGTGCGTCTGGTGAAATTCGCCACCCAGTCGGAAGGCTGCGTGGTCGACGATGCCGGCAAGGTGCTGTTCGTGGCCGAGGAGGACGTCGGCATCTGGAAGGTGCCGCTGGCCGGCGAGGCGCTCGTGGCCCAGCCCTTCGCCCGCGTGGGCGCCCAGGATGGCCTCGTCGCCGATGTCGAGGGGCTTGCCGTCGCGCGCGAGGATGGCGGCCGGGCGTGGCTCGTCGCCTCGAGCCAGGGCGACAATGCCTATGCGCTGTTCGACCTTTCCACCGGCAAGCCCGCGGGCCGGTTCCGCATCAATGGCGGCACGATCGACGGCACGAGCGATACCGATGGCATCGAAGTCATGCTGGGCGATTTCGGTCCAGCATTCCCCGAAGGCCTCATGGTCGCGCAGGACGGCAACAATGCGCCGGAAGCACAGAACTTCAAGTTGCTTTCATGGAAGTCGATTCGCACCGCACTCGGCATCGAGTGA
- a CDS encoding lytic transglycosylase domain-containing protein, producing the protein MNGTAAAAAMAAAAVAIPGTASADVLEIGSGGYQWVAGGPAKPAVDPLAASAGEAPMVEFANDAAAAAPGSAPTEIDATLLHPRSITEALDAAGPMRWRARVAELAAKYDISPTLLEAVVWQESRWNELAMSPVGARGLAQLMPGTAAQMGVNPGDPMANLEGGARYLRMQLDAFNGDIEKALAAYNAGPGRVQKAGGIPRIRETQAYVASIMARLTDPVRR; encoded by the coding sequence ATGAACGGCACGGCCGCCGCTGCAGCAATGGCTGCGGCGGCCGTGGCGATTCCCGGTACCGCTTCGGCGGACGTGCTGGAAATCGGTTCCGGCGGCTATCAATGGGTGGCGGGCGGCCCCGCCAAACCTGCGGTGGATCCACTGGCGGCTTCTGCGGGCGAGGCTCCGATGGTCGAGTTCGCTAACGATGCTGCTGCCGCCGCGCCGGGCTCCGCGCCGACCGAGATAGATGCCACGCTGTTGCATCCGCGTTCGATCACGGAAGCTCTCGACGCTGCCGGTCCGATGCGCTGGCGCGCGCGTGTCGCCGAACTGGCGGCGAAGTATGATATCAGCCCGACCCTGCTCGAAGCGGTGGTCTGGCAGGAAAGCCGCTGGAACGAATTGGCGATGTCCCCCGTTGGCGCGCGCGGTCTGGCGCAGCTCATGCCGGGTACGGCCGCACAGATGGGCGTGAATCCCGGCGATCCGATGGCCAATCTGGAAGGCGGCGCGCGCTATTTGCGCATGCAACTCGATGCGTTCAACGGCGATATCGAAAAGGCGCTGGCGGCCTATAACGCCGGGCCGGGCCGGGTCCAGAAAGCAGGCGGGATTCCGCGCATTCGCGAAACCCAGGCCTATGTCGCCTCGATCATGGCGCGGTTGACCGATCCCGTTCGCCGATAA
- the galU gene encoding UTP--glucose-1-phosphate uridylyltransferase GalU, with translation MSAPQYKKPVRKAVFPVAGLGTRFLPATKAIPKELLPVVDRPLIQYAVDEAREAGIEEFVFVTGRGKTAIVEHFDTAYELEATMTARGKSLDALEPTRIQPGNLVTVRQQVPLGLGHAVWCARAVIGDEPFAIFLPDELMYGSPGCMAQMVEAYNEVGGNLVSVLEVPREEVSSYGVIAPGASNGALTEVKGLVEKPKVDEAPSNKIVSGRYILQPEIMDLLANQGKGAGGEIQLTDSMAKLIGQQPFHAVTFAGQRFDCGSKVGFVEATLAIALDRADMGEEVRSIARKLLG, from the coding sequence ATGTCTGCACCACAGTACAAAAAGCCCGTCCGTAAAGCGGTGTTCCCGGTCGCCGGCCTTGGAACCCGCTTTCTTCCCGCCACCAAGGCGATTCCGAAGGAGCTTCTACCTGTCGTAGATCGGCCGCTGATTCAGTATGCGGTAGACGAAGCGCGTGAAGCGGGGATCGAGGAATTCGTCTTCGTTACGGGTCGCGGCAAGACGGCAATCGTCGAACACTTCGACACGGCCTACGAACTCGAAGCCACGATGACCGCGCGCGGCAAGTCGCTCGATGCCCTGGAACCGACGCGAATCCAGCCCGGCAATCTCGTTACGGTGCGTCAGCAGGTTCCCCTCGGCCTCGGCCATGCGGTTTGGTGCGCCCGCGCGGTGATCGGCGACGAACCTTTCGCGATCTTCCTTCCCGATGAACTGATGTATGGCTCCCCGGGCTGCATGGCCCAGATGGTGGAGGCTTATAACGAAGTCGGCGGCAACCTCGTCTCGGTGCTGGAAGTGCCGCGTGAGGAAGTTTCCAGCTACGGCGTCATCGCCCCCGGCGCCAGCAATGGCGCACTCACCGAGGTCAAGGGTCTGGTCGAAAAGCCCAAGGTCGATGAGGCGCCTTCCAACAAGATCGTCTCGGGCCGGTACATCCTTCAGCCGGAAATCATGGACCTGCTGGCCAACCAGGGCAAAGGGGCAGGCGGCGAAATCCAGCTCACCGATTCGATGGCCAAGCTGATCGGCCAGCAGCCGTTCCACGCCGTTACTTTCGCCGGCCAGCGGTTCGATTGCGGCTCCAAGGTCGGCTTCGTCGAAGCCACTCTCGCCATCGCGCTCGACCGGGCGGACATGGGTGAGGAAGTGCGCAGCATCGCCCGGAAGCTGCTGGGCTGA
- the murA gene encoding UDP-N-acetylglucosamine 1-carboxyvinyltransferase: MDKIIIEGGKRLSGTIPVSGAKNAALTLLPCALLTEEPLTLRNLPRLADIDGFQHLMNQFGISTMIAGSRPEDFGRVMTLQAPRITSSVAPYDLVRKMRASILVLGPMLARMGEATVSLPGGCAIGNRPIDLHLKALEALGAQIEMAAGYVRAIAPDGGLPGGRYSFPVVSVGATENALMAAVLCKGKSTLHNAAREPEIVDLCNLLVAMGAQIEGIGTSDITVHGVNRLHGATYMVMPDRIEAGSYACAAAITGGEVTLKGAKIEDMEATVQALRDAGVHVEPTAEGLHVAADGPLRPVTLSTAPYPGFATDMQAQLMALLCRAEGSSVLTETIFENRYMHVPELNRMGAHIETKGRTAIVHGVPRLTGAEVMATDLRASMSLVIAGLAAEGETQVHRLYHLDRGYERLEEKLALVGAQIERVGGE; this comes from the coding sequence ATGGACAAGATCATCATCGAAGGCGGCAAGCGCCTTTCCGGCACCATTCCCGTTTCCGGTGCGAAGAACGCGGCGTTGACGCTGCTGCCTTGCGCCTTGCTCACCGAAGAGCCGCTGACGTTGCGCAATTTGCCGCGTCTGGCGGACATCGACGGGTTCCAGCATCTGATGAACCAGTTCGGCATCTCGACGATGATCGCGGGCAGCCGTCCTGAAGATTTCGGCCGTGTGATGACCTTGCAGGCGCCGCGCATTACCAGTTCGGTGGCGCCCTACGATCTGGTGCGCAAGATGCGCGCTTCGATCCTCGTGCTCGGTCCGATGCTGGCGCGCATGGGCGAGGCGACCGTTTCGCTGCCCGGCGGCTGCGCGATCGGCAATCGCCCGATCGACCTGCACCTCAAGGCGCTCGAAGCGCTGGGCGCACAGATCGAGATGGCGGCGGGCTACGTTCGCGCGATCGCGCCGGACGGCGGCCTGCCGGGCGGCCGCTATTCCTTCCCGGTGGTCTCTGTCGGCGCGACCGAGAACGCGCTGATGGCGGCCGTGCTCTGCAAGGGCAAGTCCACCCTGCACAATGCAGCGCGCGAACCGGAGATCGTTGACCTTTGCAATCTGCTCGTCGCCATGGGCGCGCAGATCGAGGGTATCGGCACGTCCGACATCACCGTTCACGGGGTGAACCGCCTGCACGGCGCGACTTACATGGTCATGCCGGATCGTATCGAGGCGGGCTCCTATGCCTGCGCGGCGGCTATCACCGGCGGCGAAGTCACGCTGAAGGGCGCCAAGATCGAGGATATGGAAGCCACCGTGCAGGCGCTGCGCGATGCGGGCGTCCATGTCGAACCGACGGCCGAGGGGCTTCACGTTGCGGCGGATGGTCCGCTCAGGCCCGTCACGCTTTCGACCGCACCCTATCCGGGCTTCGCCACCGACATGCAGGCCCAGCTCATGGCACTTCTGTGCCGGGCCGAGGGTTCGAGTGTCCTGACCGAGACGATCTTCGAGAACCGCTACATGCACGTTCCCGAACTGAACCGCATGGGCGCGCATATCGAAACCAAGGGGCGCACCGCCATCGTCCACGGCGTTCCCCGGCTCACCGGGGCCGAAGTCATGGCAACCGATCTTCGCGCCTCGATGAGCCTCGTGATCGCAGGTCTGGCGGCCGAGGGCGAAACGCAGGTCCACCGTCTGTACCATCTCGATCGCGGTTATGAACGTCTCGAGGAAAAGCTCGCTCTGGTCGGCGCACAGATCGAACGGGTCGGCGGCGAGTAA
- a CDS encoding ribbon-helix-helix domain-containing protein: MTQLYHPPIKRSIEIAGHKTSISLEPLFWDMLKEIAVRQRVPLNALVARIDADRLEAETPPGLASAIRVWLVDTLRT; the protein is encoded by the coding sequence ATGACCCAACTTTACCACCCGCCGATCAAGCGCTCGATCGAGATCGCCGGGCACAAGACTTCGATCAGTCTCGAACCGCTGTTCTGGGACATGCTCAAGGAAATCGCCGTGCGCCAGCGCGTGCCGCTGAACGCGCTGGTCGCGCGGATCGATGCGGACCGCCTGGAAGCAGAAACGCCTCCCGGCCTGGCCAGCGCCATCCGCGTCTGGCTGGTCGATACGCTGCGGACCTGA